One window of the Methanocaldococcus vulcanius M7 genome contains the following:
- a CDS encoding UbiD family decarboxylase, which yields MLREIIKNLDPVVIEKANRKFGITRILKKYDGKPVYIKDVDGFEVVGNLCSRDTLSKIFNVDKKNFIFFMLKAMENEKNAKLNINNNLKNKYNVLPPEKLNEFPIPIYYEKDAGAYITSGVVIAYDEDFGYNLSIHRILVKEDHLVIRMVEQRHLHFLYNKALEEKGYLDIAIVMGVHPAVLLAGATSGDITFNELKFASALLGGEMDVFEIDNGLLVPEAEIIIQGKILREMDDEGPFVDITGTYDIVRKQPIIRVEKIYSKEKPIIHALLPGGIEHKTLMGMPQEPRILKGVRNTIPTVKNVILTEGGCCWLHAVIQIDKRTEGDGKNAILAAFASHPSLKHVVVVDDDINIFDINDVEYAIATRVQGDKDIIVIPGAKGSSLDPSSDLKNKLTAKVGIDATMSLIKGREHFERAKIPEE from the coding sequence ATGCTTAGGGAGATAATAAAAAATTTAGATCCTGTTGTCATTGAAAAAGCCAATAGAAAATTTGGAATCACAAGAATATTAAAGAAATATGATGGTAAGCCCGTTTATATTAAAGATGTTGACGGATTTGAAGTTGTAGGAAATCTGTGTAGTAGAGACACGCTGTCTAAAATTTTTAATGTAGACAAGAAGAATTTCATATTTTTTATGCTTAAAGCAATGGAAAATGAAAAAAATGCTAAACTTAACATAAATAATAATCTAAAAAATAAATATAACGTATTACCACCAGAAAAACTTAACGAATTTCCAATTCCAATTTACTATGAAAAAGATGCAGGGGCTTATATAACAAGCGGTGTAGTTATTGCCTATGATGAAGATTTTGGATATAATCTCTCTATTCATAGGATTTTGGTTAAAGAGGATCATTTAGTTATAAGAATGGTTGAACAGAGGCATTTACACTTTTTATACAACAAAGCATTAGAAGAAAAGGGATATTTAGATATTGCAATAGTAATGGGCGTGCATCCTGCTGTTCTATTAGCAGGAGCTACTTCAGGAGATATAACATTTAATGAGTTAAAATTTGCTTCTGCATTATTAGGAGGAGAAATGGATGTGTTTGAGATAGATAATGGACTGTTGGTGCCTGAGGCGGAGATAATTATACAAGGAAAAATTTTAAGAGAGATGGATGATGAGGGTCCTTTTGTAGATATAACTGGAACATATGATATTGTTAGAAAACAGCCAATTATTAGAGTGGAGAAGATCTACTCAAAAGAAAAACCAATAATTCACGCTTTATTACCTGGGGGGATAGAACATAAGACACTTATGGGAATGCCTCAGGAGCCGAGAATTTTAAAAGGCGTTAGGAACACAATCCCAACAGTAAAGAATGTTATTCTAACTGAGGGGGGATGTTGTTGGCTTCATGCAGTTATACAGATAGATAAAAGAACAGAAGGTGATGGTAAAAACGCGATATTAGCAGCATTTGCTTCCCATCCAAGCTTAAAACATGTAGTCGTTGTTGATGATGATATAAATATATTTGATATAAATGATGTAGAGTATGCAATAGCCACAAGGGTTCAGGGAGATAAGGATATAATAGTGATCCCTGGGGCTAAGGGTTCATCCTTAGATCCATCAAGCGATTTAAAAAATAAATTAACGGCAAAAGTTGGAATCGATGCTACTATGAGTTTAATTAAAGGAAGGGAACATTTTGAAAGAGCGAAAATTCCTGAAGAGTAA
- the pssA gene encoding CDP-diacylglycerol--serine O-phosphatidyltransferase, with protein sequence MFNIRKIITISDYITMLNIISGLLAIFFSMFSLIYLSVMFDALDGYVARKTGTVSEFGAELDSISDIVSFGVAPSYLLYTHYDSNFVLVSAIIFCLCGALRLARFGILNVEGFVGLPIPAGAILLVGFCQIINNSYMDAIIAILVGLLMISDIRYKKMRNKIILCIFAISLILAIFGIPYFALLLCLIYCIGGIITYLKQSH encoded by the coding sequence ATGTTCAACATACGAAAGATAATAACGATTTCTGACTATATAACCATGTTAAATATCATCTCCGGATTATTAGCAATTTTTTTTAGCATGTTTTCTTTAATCTATCTTTCAGTGATGTTTGATGCATTAGACGGATATGTTGCAAGAAAAACAGGGACTGTTTCTGAATTCGGTGCAGAACTTGATAGTATTTCGGATATTGTAAGTTTCGGTGTTGCTCCATCTTATCTTTTATATACTCACTATGATTCAAATTTTGTTCTTGTTTCAGCCATAATATTCTGTTTATGTGGTGCGCTACGCTTGGCAAGATTCGGAATACTAAATGTTGAAGGATTTGTTGGCCTTCCAATTCCTGCAGGGGCTATTTTACTTGTAGGTTTCTGTCAGATAATAAACAACAGTTATATGGATGCAATAATTGCAATATTAGTGGGATTATTAATGATAAGCGATATAAGGTATAAAAAAATGAGAAATAAAATCATTCTTTGCATATTTGCGATTTCTTTGATACTGGCAATCTTTGGAATCCCATATTTTGCTTTACTCCTTTGTCTTATCTATTGTATAGGGGGCATAATTACATATTTAAAACAATCTCATTAA
- a CDS encoding UPF0058 family protein, whose translation MHKEQLMKLHQFFVYVVKEIIDNDIENTTNECNKLLEIYETLDIRPHHIHRLKSEQKAAILLLSACVASYLSNTMDGVPKNLAKKLEENAFKHLNNCKKNFLIPEENENMGETAEEEVDADNE comes from the coding sequence ATGCACAAAGAGCAATTAATGAAACTTCATCAATTTTTTGTCTATGTTGTAAAAGAAATCATAGATAATGATATAGAAAATACAACTAATGAATGCAATAAATTGCTCGAAATCTACGAAACATTAGATATAAGGCCTCATCACATCCATCGGCTCAAAAGTGAACAAAAAGCTGCAATTTTATTATTATCTGCCTGCGTTGCCAGTTATCTCTCAAATACTATGGATGGTGTTCCAAAAAACTTAGCTAAAAAACTTGAAGAAAACGCTTTTAAACACCTAAATAATTGTAAGAAAAATTTTTTAATACCTGAAGAGAATGAAAATATGGGCGAAACTGCCGAAGAAGAGGTAGATGCTGATAACGAATAA
- a CDS encoding deoxyribonuclease IV produces MLIFGTAGVPLTAKDEFKAIDVLKSLNLGAMELEFVKGVYMKEDYARKLKEYGNGIVFSAHAPHYINLNANEEEKVENSIKRIIKTAKVLHNCGRNLVFHPGYYLKNNKEDTFNKIKSNTQRILEKINNLKLNVLLRPETTGRTSQFGDIDETIALCSELEILPCIDFSHIYARSKGKINDYNSFCKILQKLEDNLGKEAIKDMHIHLSGIEYGKGGERRHLPLDESNFNYRDVLKALKDFDASGTVICESPLLEYDAVKLLKTYLEL; encoded by the coding sequence ATGTTAATATTTGGCACTGCGGGAGTTCCTTTAACAGCGAAAGATGAATTCAAGGCAATAGATGTTCTAAAAAGTTTAAATTTAGGGGCTATGGAACTTGAATTTGTCAAAGGAGTATATATGAAAGAGGACTATGCAAGGAAATTGAAAGAATATGGTAATGGAATAGTATTCTCTGCTCACGCTCCACACTATATAAATTTAAATGCAAATGAAGAGGAGAAAGTTGAAAATAGTATAAAAAGGATTATAAAAACAGCAAAAGTGCTCCATAACTGCGGAAGAAACCTTGTGTTTCATCCCGGCTACTACCTAAAAAACAATAAAGAAGACACATTCAACAAGATAAAGTCAAACACTCAGAGAATCTTAGAAAAAATAAATAACTTAAAGTTAAATGTTTTATTAAGGCCTGAAACAACAGGAAGAACATCACAATTTGGAGATATTGACGAAACAATCGCTCTCTGCTCTGAACTTGAAATACTACCGTGTATTGATTTTTCACACATATATGCAAGAAGTAAGGGAAAAATTAATGACTATAATTCATTTTGCAAGATCCTTCAAAAATTAGAAGATAACTTAGGAAAAGAAGCAATAAAAGACATGCATATTCATCTTTCTGGAATAGAATATGGAAAAGGTGGTGAAAGAAGACATCTCCCCTTAGATGAGTCAAACTTCAATTATAGGGATGTATTAAAAGCATTGAAAGATTTTGATGCTTCGGGAACTGTTATCTGTGAAAGTCCCCTGTTAGAATATGACGCTGTAAAACTTTTAAAGACATACTTAGAGTTATGA